A window of Exiguobacterium sp. FSL W8-0210 contains these coding sequences:
- a CDS encoding Na(+)/H(+) antiporter subunit F1 encodes MLGLFYRVIKGPSVADRVIALDSIGISLISIVGLVSIILRTSDYLEVILLIGILAFIGTVAFSKYIEKGEIIERDRNQ; translated from the coding sequence ATGCTTGGTCTATTTTACCGGGTCATCAAAGGACCAAGTGTGGCGGATCGTGTCATCGCGCTTGATTCAATTGGTATCAGCTTGATTTCAATCGTTGGTCTTGTCTCGATCATCTTACGGACGAGCGACTATCTCGAAGTCATCCTGTTGATTGGTATACTCGCCTTCATCGGTACGGTTGCCTTTTCAAAATATATCGAGAAAGGAGAGATCATCGAACGTGATCGCAATCAATGA
- a CDS encoding Na+/H+ antiporter subunit D, producing MINLPLLPIIIPLLTGVLLMFFPRHLKGQRIVSLFSTILTVCASIYLVLTVRSNGILTVTLGSWPAPFGITLVSDMLSALLVTTTSILVLCIIWYAIVYLSVSYQRYYYFIAVQFLLVGVNGAFTTGDIFNMFVFFEVFLISSYVLIVLGGKPAQLRESLKYLLINVISSALFVMTVAFLYGIIGSLSMADISQKISEVGQPAILNVIALLFLIVFGLKGAIFPLYFWLPGSYQVPPTPVLALFGALLTKVGVYGILRTYSLFFSNEIGTIHQILSILALSTIIIGVIGALATRDAKQIIIYNIIVAVGVILYGVSLMTPQALEGAIFYLLHDMLIKAALFLLVGIMVGIAGSSKLKDMGGMIKAYPVLGWTFFIAALSLAGIPPLSGFIGKFLIVRGGIEAGELIGPIIVLLSSLLVLYSVVQLFMRAFWGTPKTYSGDKQALVPKLLVPTIALVALSVLYGVGAEAMRPLIQQAVEPLTNPTLYIDAVLKGGR from the coding sequence ATGATTAACTTACCGCTACTACCAATCATCATCCCTTTGTTGACGGGTGTCCTCTTGATGTTTTTCCCGCGACACCTCAAAGGACAACGAATCGTTTCCCTCTTTTCGACGATTTTGACTGTCTGTGCCTCCATCTATCTCGTGCTGACTGTCCGGTCAAACGGCATCTTAACAGTCACACTCGGTAGCTGGCCAGCACCTTTTGGTATCACGCTTGTCTCTGACATGCTATCCGCTTTACTCGTCACGACGACAAGCATTCTTGTTCTTTGTATCATCTGGTATGCCATTGTCTACTTGAGCGTTTCCTATCAACGGTACTACTATTTCATCGCCGTTCAATTCCTGCTCGTTGGTGTCAATGGTGCCTTTACGACAGGTGATATCTTTAACATGTTCGTCTTCTTCGAAGTCTTCCTGATTTCGTCTTATGTTTTAATCGTTCTCGGCGGGAAACCGGCACAATTACGAGAATCGCTGAAGTATCTTTTGATTAATGTCATCTCGTCTGCATTATTCGTCATGACCGTCGCCTTCTTGTACGGAATCATCGGATCACTCAGCATGGCGGATATCAGTCAAAAGATTTCAGAGGTCGGACAGCCAGCAATCCTCAACGTTATCGCCTTGTTATTCCTGATCGTCTTCGGATTAAAAGGTGCGATCTTCCCGCTCTACTTCTGGTTACCTGGTTCTTATCAAGTACCGCCGACGCCTGTTCTTGCTCTGTTCGGTGCCTTGTTGACAAAGGTCGGGGTCTACGGGATTTTACGGACGTATAGTTTGTTCTTCTCAAATGAGATTGGAACGATTCATCAAATCTTGAGTATCCTTGCGCTCAGTACGATCATCATCGGGGTGATTGGTGCGCTTGCGACACGGGATGCGAAGCAAATCATCATCTACAACATCATCGTCGCGGTCGGGGTCATCTTGTACGGGGTTTCCCTCATGACACCGCAAGCGCTAGAAGGTGCGATTTTCTACCTTCTTCATGATATGTTGATTAAAGCCGCTTTATTCCTACTCGTAGGAATCATGGTCGGAATTGCCGGCTCGAGTAAGCTGAAAGACATGGGCGGGATGATCAAAGCCTATCCTGTATTAGGTTGGACGTTCTTCATCGCGGCGTTATCACTTGCCGGGATTCCACCGCTCAGCGGATTCATTGGGAAATTCCTGATCGTTCGTGGTGGTATTGAAGCCGGTGAGTTGATTGGACCAATCATCGTTCTACTATCCAGTCTACTCGTCTTGTATTCGGTCGTTCAATTGTTCATGCGTGCCTTTTGGGGAACACCGAAGACTTACTCTGGTGATAAACAAGCGCTTGTTCCAAAGCTACTAGTTCCTACGATTGCCTTAGTTGCGCTCAGCGTTCTCTATGGAGTAGGTGCTGAGGCGATGCGTCCACTGATTCAACAAGCCGTCGAACCGTTGACGAATCCAACGCTCTATATCGATGCCGTACTAAAAGGAGGTCGTTAA
- a CDS encoding Na(+)/H(+) antiporter subunit C: MEIIMAIAAGILTMCAIYLILSKSILRIIIGTGLLSHAAHLLVMTMGGLKRGAAPVLKDGVTSYTDPLPQALVLTAIVISFGVTAFFLVLAYRAYQELGTDNIEEMKGTDSND, from the coding sequence ATGGAAATCATCATGGCGATCGCCGCAGGCATCCTGACGATGTGTGCCATTTATCTCATTCTTTCGAAAAGTATTCTTCGCATTATCATCGGAACAGGGTTGCTCAGCCACGCTGCCCATCTGCTCGTCATGACGATGGGTGGATTAAAACGAGGCGCGGCTCCGGTCTTAAAGGATGGCGTGACTTCCTATACGGATCCACTACCGCAAGCACTCGTCTTGACCGCCATCGTCATCAGCTTTGGTGTCACTGCCTTTTTCTTGGTACTCGCTTACCGTGCTTATCAAGAACTCGGAACCGATAATATCGAAGAGATGAAAGGAACCGATTCGAATGATTAA
- a CDS encoding Na(+)/H(+) antiporter subunit B has product MKKQAKKHTNDVILESATSFITFVIFLFAVYLFFAGHYTPGGGFIGGLVTASALVLILLAYDIKTLRRILPFDYKWITALGMLIAVLTASGALVFNVPFFTHAHDYFNLPLFGKTSLHTAMLFDLGVYLVVVGVTMTIIQTIGESD; this is encoded by the coding sequence ATGAAAAAGCAGGCGAAAAAGCATACGAATGACGTCATCTTAGAGTCCGCGACTTCCTTTATCACGTTCGTCATCTTCCTGTTTGCTGTCTACTTGTTCTTTGCTGGACACTATACACCGGGTGGCGGTTTCATTGGCGGTCTTGTGACGGCGTCTGCTCTTGTATTGATCTTACTTGCTTATGACATCAAGACGTTACGCCGGATTTTGCCATTCGACTACAAATGGATCACGGCTCTTGGCATGTTGATTGCCGTACTGACGGCTTCAGGAGCGCTTGTCTTTAACGTACCGTTCTTCACACATGCACATGACTATTTCAACCTACCGTTATTCGGTAAGACATCACTTCATACAGCGATGTTGTTTGATCTTGGTGTTTATCTTGTCGTCGTCGGTGTGACGATGACGATTATTCAAACGATTGGGGAGAGTGATTAA
- a CDS encoding Na+/H+ antiporter subunit E: protein MPFQVLLNLFLAFLWMFLSNNFSASGFVIGYALGLIAMFAFRRGFKGRFYLGPVVALVLLFFRFLYELVVANIDVLKIILKPKLDIQPGIFAYETELDQPWQITLLSMLITLTPGTLVVDISDDNKTLYIHALHMPEVDEAVASIRDSFEKAILEVSR, encoded by the coding sequence ATGCCATTTCAAGTCTTGCTCAACTTATTTCTTGCATTCTTGTGGATGTTTCTCTCAAACAATTTCTCGGCCTCCGGTTTCGTCATTGGTTACGCGCTAGGGCTGATTGCGATGTTCGCTTTCCGTCGCGGCTTCAAAGGTCGTTTTTATCTCGGACCTGTCGTCGCACTCGTCCTATTGTTCTTCCGCTTTCTCTACGAGCTGGTCGTTGCGAACATCGATGTCTTGAAAATTATCTTAAAGCCGAAGTTAGATATTCAGCCTGGTATCTTCGCCTATGAGACCGAACTCGATCAACCGTGGCAGATCACGTTGCTGTCGATGCTGATCACATTGACGCCGGGAACGCTTGTCGTTGATATCTCGGATGATAATAAGACACTCTACATTCATGCACTCCATATGCCAGAGGTCGATGAAGCAGTCGCTTCGATTCGTGATAGTTTTGAGAAAGCCATTCTGGAGGTGAGTCGGTGA
- the mnhG gene encoding monovalent cation/H(+) antiporter subunit G — MIAINELIVAVFALLGMGFSLVTALGLIRLPDVYTRAHAASKSATLGVMSILIGVIIYFVTEDGFFSSRVVLGILFVLITAPIGGHLIARAAYYSNVPLWKSSVRDDLSQNKEHVEPKKRQDDV, encoded by the coding sequence GTGATCGCAATCAATGAATTGATCGTCGCGGTCTTCGCCTTGCTCGGTATGGGATTTAGTCTCGTCACCGCGCTTGGTCTGATCCGCTTACCGGATGTCTATACGCGTGCTCACGCTGCATCTAAAAGCGCGACATTAGGTGTCATGTCGATTTTAATCGGCGTCATCATCTATTTCGTCACTGAAGATGGATTCTTCTCCTCTCGTGTCGTTCTCGGCATCCTGTTCGTGCTCATCACAGCGCCGATTGGAGGACATCTGATCGCCCGTGCTGCATATTACAGCAATGTGCCGTTATGGAAATCATCTGTTCGTGACGACTTGTCTCAGAACAAAGAACATGTGGAACCAAAGAAACGCCAAGATGATGTATAA